One Pongo pygmaeus isolate AG05252 chromosome 10, NHGRI_mPonPyg2-v2.0_pri, whole genome shotgun sequence genomic window carries:
- the LOC134737625 gene encoding uncharacterized protein LOC134737625 — protein MVPAAGAPGRASLSGPALASAAQRRDWPRGWPRVRPRVGRQQKLAAAGSAWGRSGASYNGGGRRAAVLAHAGFAHCAAGVAPRPGPETAGKGTPEPTALGSQSVQQWPRTSSLPHPCWIWKEAGLREVIRRSLEQHEGRKNQGTIYASVQSFIHCTFIEHLLCSGLLLGPGATARNKMPPSLLRNSWWSEETDTRAVTKQMGKQGLM, from the exons ATGGTGCCCGCGGCGGGGGCCCCGGGGCGCGCGTCCCTCTCAGGCCCCGCACTGGCTTCGGCTGCGCAGCGGCGGGACTGGCCTCGGGGCTGGCCTCGAGTCCGGCCTCGGGTCGGGCGCCAGCAAAAGCTCGCAGCCGCGGGTTCCGCGTGGGGCCGGAGCGGGGCCTCATATAACGGCGGAGGGCGGCGCGCCGCGGTCCTAGCGCACGCCGGTTTCGCGCACTGCGCGGCTGGGGTAGCGCCCCGCCCCGGCCCGGAAACCGCCGGGAAGGGGACCCCGGAGCCCACCGCTCTGGGTTCCCAGTCCGTGCAGCAGTGGCCACGTACCTCGTCCCTTCCGCACCCCTGCTGGATCTGGAAGGAAGCAG GGCTTCGAGAAGTAATCAGGAGATCCTTGGAGCAGCACGAAGGCAGAAAAAACCAAGGCACAATTTATGCATCCgttcaatcatttattcattgcacatttattgagcacctactatgttcaGGGCTCTTGCTGGGTCCTGGAGCCACAGCCAGGAATAAGATGCCACCTTCGCTCCTGAGGAACTCCTGGTGGAGTGAGGAGACAGACACACGGGCAGTGACAAAGCAGATGGGTAAACAAGGGCTGATGTGA